From the genome of Miscanthus floridulus cultivar M001 chromosome 10, ASM1932011v1, whole genome shotgun sequence, one region includes:
- the LOC136485452 gene encoding AAA-ATPase At3g28580-like translates to MALSVEKWVGFGSAMAGLGLLWSRMPEHVHDEARHIISSLVPMVMSYFNPYEQITISEYGEERFRRNKMFDAVSTYLRRACLDHASKLKAELGNNSKDDPLISLDENQEVVDNFDGARMWWRLCPKSAKNKGATVISLYPGDSDDEPRCYRLVFHKRHRKLVLDSYLPSAVRQWRELIATKRQRLLFTNHSQDGKSKWINVPYNPAATFDMIAMDHSKKVEIMEDLTAFREAKEYHSKVGKAWKRGYLLHGPPGTGKSTMIGAMANFLEYDVYDLDLTSIKDNAELRKLFLDTTDRSIIVVEDIDAIEVELTTKRKGKEAAEENDDKHLVIEVSDKNNNGKVTLSGLLGFVDGLWSACGNERIFVFTTNHVDRLDPALIRRGRMDRHIEMSYCRFEAFKMLAKSYLDITEHSLFGEIGQLLDEIDTTPADVADNLMPRGKRNGEIDRLLDEMNGAPADVAGNLMLRVKRRREADDCLAGLVETLKKAKMKSAAPPMDSMEEAKEE, encoded by the coding sequence ATGGCGTTATCTGTGGAGAAGTGGGTAGGGTTCGGGTCGGCCATGGCTGGCTTGGGCTTGCTTTGGTCGAGGATGCCGGAGCACGTCCATGATGAGGCTAGGCACATCATCAGTAGCTTGGTTCCCATGGTGATGTCCTACTTCAACCCCTATGAGCAGATCACCATCTCCGAGTACGGTGAAGAGCGGTTCCGTCGGAACAAAATGTTCGACGCCGTCTCCACCTACCTGAGAAGGGCGTGCTTGGATCATGCAAGCAAGCTCAAGGCCGAGCTCGGCAACAACAGCAAGGACGACCCGCTTATCAGTCTGGACGAGAACCAGGAGGTCGTCGACAACTTCGACGGAGCCCGCATGTGGTGGAGGCTGTGCCCCAAATCCGCCAAGAACAAGGGGGCCACCGTCATCAGCTTGTATCCTGGGGATTCCGACGACGAGCCTCGGTGCTACAGGCTGGTGTTTCACAAGCGCCACCGCAAACTTGTGCTCGACTCCTACCTGCCCAGCGCCGTCCGGCAGTGGCGCGAGCTAATCGCCACGAAACGGCAGAGGCTACTGTTCACCAACCACTCCCAAGATGGGAAGAGCAAGTGGATCAATGTCCCGTACAATCCCGCGGCGACGTTCGACATGATCGCCATGGACCACAGCAAGAAGGTCGAGATCATGGAGGATCTCACGGCATTCCGTGAGGCGAAGGAGTACCACTCCAAGGTCGGCAAGGCGTGGAAGCGGGGATACCTCCTGCATGGGCCGCCGGGCACAGGCAAGTCCACCATGATCGGGGCTATGGCCAACTTCCTCGAGTATGATGTCTACGACCTCGACCTAACATCCATCAAGGACAACGCCGAGCTGCGGAAGCTCTTCCTTGATACGACGGACAGATCCATCATCGTTGTCGAGGACATCGACGCGATCGAGGTCGAACTCACCACCAAGcgcaagggcaaggaggcagccgAAGAGAACGACGACAAGCACCTGGTGATAGAGGTGTCCGACAAGAATAACAATGGCAAAGTGACGCTGTCGGGGCTGCTCGGCTTCGTCGACGGGCTGTGGTCGGCCTGTGGCAACGAGCGGATCTTCGTGTTCACCACGAACCACGTTGACCGGCTCGACCCGGCGCTGATCCGGCGGGGTAGGATGGACAGGCACATTGAGATGTCCTACTGCCGGTTCGAGGCCTTCAAGATGCTCGCTAAGAGCTATCTAGACATCACTGAGCATTCACTATTCGGTGAAATCGGGCAACTGCTTGATGAGATCGACACAACTCCGGCAGACGTGGCTGATAACCTCATGCCGCGGGGCAAGAGGAACGGTGAAATCGATCGATTGCTCGATGAGATGAATGGGGCACCGGCAGACGTGGCCGGTAACCTCATGCTGCGGgtcaagaggaggagagaagcaGATGACTGCTTGGCAGGTTTAGTGGAAACATTGAAGAAGGCTAAGATGAAATCTGCAGCACCTCCTATGGATTCAATGGAAGAGGCGAAAGAGGAATAA